DNA sequence from the Alteribacter lacisalsi genome:
AACCTGAACCCGCCGGTAAAAATTAAAATCCTCTGGGGCTTTATTTTCGTATCGGCAACGGCCGTTCTCCTCGCTGCAGGAGGTCTTGACGCGTTTCAGACAGCGATCGTTGTGAGTGCTTTTCCATTATCCTTTATTCTGATTCTCATGTGTGTAGGGATCGTGAAGACCTTGAGCGATGAGAAAAACATGAAAATCAGAAGAAAATAAAGCTGTAATGACCCTGCCCCTAATCTGGAGCAGGGTTTTTGTATGGGGGTATCGAAGTATGAGAGGAAAGCCCCCCCTTTGGGAAATAACTGTTTACATTGGGGGATTTTGGGTATTGGTACACTAGTGAAACGAAACGGAATTGAACACGAGCAGCAAAGAGCGCTTACATCACGAATAAGAAATCATGCAGGTTGGAAAGTCAGGATCCGGAGGCAGGCTATGATTAATCGATTGGCATATATTTTACTTGTTGCAGGCCTGGCTGTTGCAGGCTGGAGTGCGTTCCAGTGGTATTCTGGAACAGCTGGAGTCAGCCTTGACCCAGAACGGGCACAGGCTGTGGATGAAAACTGGAGCGATACGTCGTTTCAGGAAGTTTACCAAGTCATTGAAATGGACAGTCTGGAGGACCTTCCGGCTTTCGGATCAGTTTCAGACGAGCCGCCGCTCATTACTGAGATTGAGGAGCAGTCTGACGGTACTGTAAGGGAGGAATACCCTTACGAAGCGGGGGACGAGGCTGGAGAACTGATTATTCCGAGACTGGATCGTATTTATGACGTTTTCTGGGGGACAGATGATGAGACTCTTGACCAGGGAGTCGGATACCATGAAGGCGACTTTACGACACCACCTGATGGCTTGAGACACACTGTTTTATCAGGACACCGGGATACGGTATTCCGGGAACTTGGAGAGCTTGAGGAAGGGGACCGGCTGTACGTGGAGTTTGAGGGTTCCCTGTACGAATATCAAATTCGGGATATCTGGATTACAGACGCAGAGGACCGGACCGTGATCGTGGAGAAAGACAGCCCGACACTTACCCTGACGACCTGTTATCCGTTTAACTATTTCGGTTCTGCTCCTGACCGGTATATTATTCAGGCAGAACTGACGGACATAACCGAAAAGGGTTCAGATGAAAACCTTGTTCGTGAAGAAGCATAAAAGACTGGATCGCCAATGCGATGCGGTCTTTTTTGCGATCAGCACGAAAATACATGCGTGTAAACGACAGCCGGCAAAAAAGCTGAAGTGCGGCGAAATCGGGCATTGTTCATAAACAAATAGGTTTTTATTCATCATGTCAAATCCTCCTGCATGTGGTACGATCGTAAATGACTGATTTTTCTAACTTCTGAGGCTCGAGCCTATTGT
Encoded proteins:
- a CDS encoding class D sortase produces the protein MINRLAYILLVAGLAVAGWSAFQWYSGTAGVSLDPERAQAVDENWSDTSFQEVYQVIEMDSLEDLPAFGSVSDEPPLITEIEEQSDGTVREEYPYEAGDEAGELIIPRLDRIYDVFWGTDDETLDQGVGYHEGDFTTPPDGLRHTVLSGHRDTVFRELGELEEGDRLYVEFEGSLYEYQIRDIWITDAEDRTVIVEKDSPTLTLTTCYPFNYFGSAPDRYIIQAELTDITEKGSDENLVREEA